The following proteins come from a genomic window of Streptococcus oralis:
- a CDS encoding ParA family protein, producing MKIITFAAIKGGVGKTTLTFNYAEWLAKKGHKVLLIDLDHQCNLTQCYNIYESKNTIANAFKGGDVDIKQVKENISLIPGSVQLDTVERDLENSDKKNMLLYLWLEDNYEKKKLDQFDYILIDCRPDFATATKNAVAVSHAIISPLTPSEFGYNAKFNLSTRLEAFRKDVIDYRTRESYITAELYFLANMIRPNYGSSRELLEALGLEAKEKGTDNLLGIVPAKELFNHSTIDKISIADMKENPELYQKHKKFFIELEQTFSKIYDTI from the coding sequence ATGAAAATTATTACATTTGCCGCTATTAAGGGCGGTGTTGGGAAAACAACTTTAACTTTTAATTATGCTGAATGGCTTGCCAAGAAAGGTCATAAAGTGCTTTTGATTGATCTAGATCATCAGTGTAATTTGACTCAGTGCTACAATATCTATGAGAGCAAGAATACAATTGCCAATGCTTTTAAAGGAGGCGATGTGGATATTAAGCAAGTCAAGGAAAATATCAGTTTAATTCCAGGTTCAGTTCAGCTTGATACGGTGGAACGAGATCTGGAGAACAGCGATAAAAAAAATATGTTACTTTATCTTTGGCTAGAGGATAACTACGAAAAGAAAAAGTTGGATCAGTTTGACTATATCTTGATTGATTGCAGACCAGACTTTGCGACAGCTACTAAAAATGCTGTTGCGGTCAGTCACGCTATTATTAGTCCCTTGACTCCTTCAGAGTTTGGTTATAATGCCAAATTCAATCTATCAACTCGGTTAGAAGCATTCAGAAAGGATGTAATTGACTATCGCACAAGGGAATCATACATTACTGCTGAGTTATATTTCTTAGCAAATATGATCCGACCAAACTATGGGTCATCAAGAGAGTTACTGGAAGCCCTGGGACTTGAAGCTAAAGAGAAGGGAACAGACAACCTTCTAGGCATCGTACCAGCAAAAGAGTTATTCAATCATTCCACGATTGATAAGATCTCTATTGCAGATATGAAGGAGAATCCTGAGCTTTATCAAAAACACAAAAAGTTTTTCATTGAGTTGGAGCAGACTTTTTCAAAAATTTATGATACAATATAA
- a CDS encoding helical hairpin domain-containing protein yields the protein MVVTKVLQIKGVASLGRSTKYIEDEAKTVELTDTKSLNNALRYIENPSKTSFLEQDEQLEFPAVVKDGRVVKQLVSTYGITDASTATEEFLLTKKNAAQRAGTKELSDIQNPNRVLAHHIIQSFSPEDDLTPQEIHEIGRKTILELTGGQHEFVIATHMDKGHIHNHIIFNSTNSVTLNKFRWQKGTKKSLENISDKYADLAGAKILKERLWTNRKTYHAYRKKNSFRYEIKSRLDFLLKHSTSLEDFKSKAQALNLVVDTSGKEIKYRLTDQEQTRNVRDRTLSKKGNYSLEKISERVVANEVTFSVDEIKSEYEKMVAEREDDFEMRITVEEWQVMEETKNGIYLEMEFGIRNKGTILIPAHQIEKAEDGSYEIFIRKNDFYYFVNPEHADKNRYMKGETVASQLSYDNGEMIVRKNPKISSLDQLVREYNYLSAHGVTEGQQFDELLNRFEEELEEVDNLLDKLDQRLGELNKIQSAFLALESSDPQEVKLAVSILKDLRVDPSTRKAEIDKLVKEATFERQALYQRVEAITKDYKLHQDIEKNVEQRKDRETSL from the coding sequence ATGGTTGTAACAAAAGTGTTGCAGATAAAAGGAGTGGCTTCTTTAGGACGATCTACAAAATATATTGAGGATGAAGCAAAGACGGTCGAGCTGACTGATACAAAAAGTTTAAATAATGCTTTACGCTATATCGAGAATCCATCTAAAACGAGTTTCTTAGAACAAGATGAACAGCTTGAATTTCCAGCAGTGGTTAAAGATGGTCGAGTAGTCAAGCAACTTGTATCTACTTATGGAATTACAGATGCTAGCACGGCGACAGAAGAATTTCTTTTGACCAAAAAGAATGCAGCTCAGCGAGCAGGAACAAAGGAATTATCGGATATTCAAAATCCGAATCGAGTTTTGGCTCATCATATCATCCAATCATTTTCGCCTGAAGATGATTTGACTCCACAAGAAATTCATGAGATTGGTCGTAAAACAATTTTAGAATTGACTGGTGGTCAACATGAATTTGTCATTGCAACACACATGGATAAGGGGCACATTCATAACCACATCATTTTCAATTCTACTAATTCTGTAACCTTAAATAAATTTCGCTGGCAGAAAGGAACGAAAAAAAGTTTAGAGAATATTTCAGATAAGTATGCGGATTTAGCTGGAGCTAAAATTCTTAAAGAGCGATTATGGACTAATCGAAAAACCTATCATGCCTATCGCAAAAAAAATTCTTTTCGCTATGAGATTAAATCTCGTTTAGATTTCCTTTTAAAACATTCAACCTCATTAGAAGATTTCAAATCGAAGGCTCAAGCATTAAATCTTGTAGTTGATACTTCAGGAAAGGAAATAAAATATCGTTTAACTGATCAGGAACAAACAAGAAATGTTAGGGATCGTACACTGTCCAAAAAAGGAAATTATTCTTTAGAGAAAATTTCTGAGAGAGTGGTTGCTAACGAGGTGACTTTTTCTGTCGATGAAATTAAATCCGAATATGAAAAAATGGTAGCAGAACGAGAAGATGATTTTGAAATGAGAATCACAGTTGAAGAATGGCAGGTGATGGAAGAAACAAAAAATGGAATCTATCTTGAAATGGAATTTGGGATTAGAAATAAGGGAACCATTCTTATTCCAGCTCATCAGATTGAAAAAGCAGAAGATGGCTCTTATGAAATTTTTATCAGAAAGAATGACTTCTACTATTTTGTTAATCCTGAACACGCTGATAAGAATCGATACATGAAAGGAGAAACAGTCGCTTCTCAGTTGTCGTATGATAACGGAGAAATGATTGTCCGGAAAAATCCGAAAATCTCCAGTTTGGATCAGCTTGTTCGTGAATATAATTATCTATCTGCTCATGGAGTGACAGAAGGACAGCAATTTGATGAATTGTTAAATCGTTTTGAAGAGGAACTAGAAGAAGTAGATAATTTGCTTGATAAATTAGATCAACGCTTGGGTGAGCTTAATAAAATTCAGTCTGCATTTCTTGCATTGGAATCGAGCGATCCTCAGGAAGTTAAACTAGCTGTTTCTATTTTGAAAGATTTGAGAGTAGATCCTAGCACTCGCAAAGCTGAGATTGATAAACTTGTTAAGGAGGCGACTTTTGAGCGTCAGGCTTTGTATCAACGAGTAGAAGCAATTACAAAAGATTATAAGTTACATCAAGACATTGAGAAAAATGTGGAGCAGCGTAAGGATAGAGAAACTTCATTGTAA